The Carassius carassius chromosome 31, fCarCar2.1, whole genome shotgun sequence genome includes a region encoding these proteins:
- the LOC132111782 gene encoding inositol-tetrakisphosphate 1-kinase-like: MQTFLRGRRVGYWLSEKKMKKLNFLAFAEMCRKRGIEVVQLDLSQPLEEQGPLDVIIHKLTDLILEADQNDTQSLLLVQRVQEYIDAHPETIILDPLPAIRTLLDRCKSYQLVHRIEDCMRDVRICSPPFMVLNSECGPDTLEQIKQHGLTFPFICKTRVAHGTNSHEMAIIFNAEDLMDVKPPCVIQSFINHNAVLYKVFVVGESHTVVERPSLKNFPSGTSDRKAIFFNSHNVSKPESSSDLTSRDNVEGVSQPPNDDVIRELCKSLRESLGVSLFGIDVIINNQTGQHAVIDINAFPGYEGVPEFFNDLLNHIISVLQNPPAPPPPGQLPTLGAGERNCAPSQECCGMLGKESDSSPWIVEGDGGLKGPHQRLGCNSSMSPNFQQHCVSTIATKASSQ; encoded by the exons CTTGACCTGAGTCAGCCGTTAGAGGAGCAGGGTCCCCTGGACGTCATCATTCACAAGCTAACAGACCTGATCCTGGAAGCAGACCAGAATGACACCCAGTCCCTGCTGCTGGTCCAGCGTGTGCAG GAGTATATTGACGCTCACCCAGAGACCATCATTCTTGACCCTCTTCCAGCCATCCGAACTCTGCTGGACCGCTGCAAGTCCTACCAGCTGGTGCACAGGATAGAGGACTGCATGAGAG ATGTGAGGATCTGTTCTCCTCCATTTATGGTGCTAAACAGCGAGTGTGGCCCAGACACGCTGGAGCAGATCAAGCAGCATGGCCTTACATTCCCTTTTA TTTGCAAAACACGGGTTGCTCACGGAACTAACTCTCATGAG ATGGCTATAATATTTAATGCAGAGGACCTAATGGACGTGAAGCCACCGTGTGTGATTCAGAGTTTTATAAACCACAATGCCGTGCTCTATAAGGTGTTCGTGGTGGGCGAGTCGCACACTGTAGTGGAGAGACCATCACTCAAGAACTTCCCCAGTGGAACATCTG ACAGAAAAGCGATTTTCTTTAACAGCCACAATGTGTCCAAGCCAGAGTCATCATCTGACCTCACATCT AGAGATAACGTAGAAGGTGTTTCCCAACCACCGAATGATGATGTCATTAGGGAACTGTGTAAATCTCTACGGGAATCTCTTGGTGTTTCGCTCTTCGGCATCGACGTCATCATTAACAACCAGACGGGTCAACATGCAGTCATAGACATCAATGCATTCCCTG GATATGAGGGTGTCCCAGAGTTCTTCAATGAtctcctcaaccacatcatcagTGTCCTCCAAAACCCCCCTGCCCCTCCCCCTCCCGGCCAGCTGCCCACTTTAGGCGCAGGAGAGCGCAACTGCGCCCCGTCCCAGGAGTGCTGCGGCATGCTCGGCAAAGAGTCGGACAGCAGCCCCTGGATCGTGGAGGGCGACGGTGGTCTGAAAGGCCCACATCAGAGACTGGGCTGCAACTCGTCCATGTCCCCCAACTTCCAACAGCACTGCGTGTCCACGATAGCCACTAAAGCCTCGTCACAATAA